Proteins from one Brevibacillus humidisoli genomic window:
- a CDS encoding AAA family ATPase, protein MLNQQKDWLMKIEAWRENSNDRTHFSEGEAYQLLRRLEEARAEAGGGGNGTPLEELDRAEAVVLTRLAEARMSRPDGLALAEEWLDRARQLDPAYAPAAVLQCCLFLQMLREQSPFQDLPVIRETDNPAARKRQTEALRVAVDEQIRQARLWRTHLERGKAAALTAGEEAASDLYTQLAVLLTELESGLLSVAEQARTYAKSLEGMFYSSESLQQLQKAVRELGEKRATWDQLLAEREESDVGSIEHAPSALEQIDQLIGMEVIKHRVRQLAQFLQYRQLRSKKGWTLRDSPDLHLVLMGNPGTGKTTLARLLARLYHELGLLERDEVIEVDRSHLIGAYVGQTEQRTMEAIKRAVGGVLFIDEAYSLKRADSHGSDYGQVAIDTLVAAMTSGELAGKFVVILAGYPEEMRQFLSANPGLRSRFPETGHFLLPDYSDEELLAIAEDMAQRNDYSLTEEAKRVFLRRIERERVDASFGNARTARNLVLDAIFAKGRQLAETEGHLGIDDFTVLYPEDVAADPCDLSTDREDSIARTIDEQLEGMVGLVEWKAEMCKLAAFLTVQQERQQRGLPVLPVELHAVFSGNPGTGKTTAARLYARILRQVGYLKRGHLVAASRADLVAGYVGQTAIRTKQKVRDALGGVLFIDEAYSLFASSENDFGSEAVDTLVDEMTKHEENLVVVLAGYPAQMERLLASNPGLSSRFKKYYLFADYTAGELHQILLRAAAAKGYLLTEDTGSAILAHLQKLEQEQQLHGNARFVHNLLQEAIQHQAVRLVNRPLSEQSAEILQELRWEDFAPLFPAVDGVDEESSG, encoded by the coding sequence ATGCTGAACCAACAGAAAGACTGGTTGATGAAGATAGAGGCCTGGAGAGAAAACAGCAACGACCGTACCCATTTTTCTGAAGGGGAGGCGTATCAACTACTGCGTCGCCTGGAAGAGGCCAGGGCAGAGGCAGGAGGGGGGGGAAACGGGACACCTCTGGAAGAATTGGACAGGGCGGAAGCGGTCGTTTTGACACGTTTGGCAGAAGCGAGAATGTCGCGACCGGACGGACTGGCATTGGCAGAAGAGTGGCTGGACAGAGCCCGTCAGCTCGATCCGGCGTACGCTCCGGCAGCGGTGCTGCAGTGTTGCCTGTTCCTGCAGATGCTTCGCGAGCAGAGTCCGTTTCAAGATCTGCCTGTCATTCGCGAGACGGACAATCCGGCGGCACGGAAACGGCAGACGGAAGCGCTGCGGGTGGCAGTGGACGAACAGATCCGGCAGGCAAGATTGTGGCGGACACATCTGGAGCGGGGAAAAGCAGCAGCGTTGACGGCGGGAGAGGAGGCAGCAAGCGACCTGTATACCCAATTGGCCGTGCTGCTGACTGAACTGGAGTCCGGACTGCTCTCAGTCGCTGAGCAAGCCCGAACCTACGCCAAATCGCTGGAGGGCATGTTTTATTCATCCGAATCGCTGCAGCAATTGCAAAAGGCTGTCCGGGAACTAGGCGAAAAGCGGGCCACATGGGACCAGCTGTTGGCTGAGCGAGAAGAATCGGACGTGGGGAGTATCGAACACGCACCATCCGCATTGGAACAGATTGATCAATTGATCGGTATGGAAGTGATCAAACACCGGGTCAGACAGTTGGCCCAGTTTCTACAGTATCGGCAGCTGCGGAGCAAAAAGGGGTGGACTCTGCGTGATTCGCCCGATCTGCACCTGGTCTTGATGGGAAATCCTGGAACCGGCAAAACCACATTGGCCCGCCTGCTGGCCCGGCTGTATCACGAACTGGGGCTGCTGGAGCGGGATGAGGTAATCGAAGTGGATCGCTCCCATCTCATCGGCGCTTATGTCGGGCAGACGGAGCAGCGGACGATGGAGGCGATCAAGCGGGCTGTTGGCGGTGTACTTTTCATCGATGAAGCGTACAGTTTAAAACGTGCCGACAGTCATGGCAGCGACTACGGGCAGGTGGCGATCGATACGCTGGTCGCTGCCATGACCAGTGGGGAACTGGCTGGCAAGTTTGTGGTCATTCTGGCAGGCTATCCGGAGGAAATGCGCCAATTCTTGTCGGCCAATCCGGGATTGCGCAGTCGTTTTCCGGAGACAGGCCATTTTCTGTTACCGGATTACAGCGATGAAGAACTGCTGGCGATTGCCGAAGATATGGCACAGCGAAACGACTATAGCCTGACGGAGGAGGCCAAGCGGGTGTTTCTCCGGCGAATTGAACGAGAACGGGTGGACGCATCGTTCGGCAACGCACGCACCGCGCGAAACCTGGTGCTCGACGCGATTTTTGCCAAAGGAAGACAGTTGGCGGAAACGGAAGGACACTTAGGCATTGACGATTTCACCGTGTTGTATCCCGAAGATGTCGCCGCTGATCCCTGTGACCTCTCGACTGATCGAGAAGACTCAATTGCCCGCACCATCGATGAACAACTGGAAGGCATGGTAGGATTGGTCGAATGGAAGGCGGAGATGTGCAAGCTGGCCGCTTTTTTAACGGTCCAGCAGGAGCGGCAGCAGCGTGGGCTTCCCGTGCTGCCGGTAGAGCTGCACGCTGTATTTAGTGGAAACCCGGGAACCGGCAAAACCACGGCTGCTCGTCTGTACGCCCGCATCTTGCGTCAGGTGGGCTACCTGAAACGAGGCCATTTGGTAGCCGCGAGCCGTGCTGACCTGGTGGCGGGCTATGTGGGACAGACGGCGATCAGGACGAAACAGAAGGTTCGCGATGCACTGGGAGGAGTGCTGTTTATCGATGAGGCGTACAGCCTGTTCGCGTCGAGTGAGAACGACTTTGGCAGCGAGGCGGTCGATACGCTCGTCGACGAGATGACCAAGCATGAAGAGAATCTGGTTGTTGTGCTGGCAGGCTATCCGGCGCAGATGGAACGGCTGCTGGCGAGCAATCCCGGTCTCTCTTCCCGGTTTAAGAAGTACTATCTGTTTGCCGACTATACGGCTGGTGAACTGCATCAAATCCTGCTTCGGGCAGCAGCCGCAAAAGGGTATCTGTTGACGGAGGATACAGGCAGCGCCATCTTGGCCCACCTGCAAAAACTGGAGCAGGAACAGCAGCTTCACGGCAATGCCCGCTTTGTTCACAATCTGCTGCAGGAAGCGATACAGCATCAGGCGGTGAGATTGGTCAACCGCCCCTTGAGTGAACAGTCTGCCGAGATCTTGCAGGAACTGCGCTGGGAGGATTTTGCTCCGCTCTTTCCAGCAGTGGATGGAGTAGATGAAGAAAGCTCTGGCTAA
- a CDS encoding PucR family transcriptional regulator — protein sequence MNSDWRLTVAEALKRPLFRHAVVIAGRGGLHRSVRWVHILETPENHVFLNGGELILSTGVGFGSDSEKRLAYLQGVMERGAVGVCIELGQYIRQIPTDMCEFADYHQFPLIAFQQPVRFVDITLDLHERIVNRHTEVLRRLEAYTRDLQQLSLQPNGLTRILQRLQATVQMQTVYYPLEGAPLFVPAMPQSVQTELVELLQQSASAGRLSQRNDGLLAISDKKTIIYQPITAMGHVLAYVGIILYERTADEFLLLTLDYTASAIAQILLRKMVAEERTRDKQDALLDQLLQGGSLSEEQLRLLLGIDSWENPPLYLAAIMEIGQERPAVLADGSPLFTDLLSLFRVLLKRCGFRPLLRSRGQRLYLLLLVERADNLREKMEKAIGEVNEIIRKGLGGDQTIFWGISRVSNRYETASRHFHEAEQAIFSHNWASSPFYSDLGVFRLLLSPQDRYTQRSFVDDYLGPLIRYDKQHNSQLVTTLRLFLDHHANKQEAAEKLFIRRQTLYHRLEKIKELLGDSYLLPEHRLCLEMALRIHEQLGGDG from the coding sequence ATGAATTCAGATTGGAGACTTACCGTGGCCGAGGCTTTGAAGCGTCCGCTATTCCGCCACGCTGTAGTGATCGCCGGCAGGGGCGGACTGCACCGTTCGGTTCGTTGGGTGCACATCCTGGAAACGCCCGAGAATCACGTGTTTCTAAACGGCGGCGAACTGATCCTCTCAACCGGAGTCGGCTTCGGCAGCGATTCGGAGAAGCGGCTTGCCTATCTGCAGGGCGTGATGGAGCGTGGCGCAGTCGGCGTGTGCATCGAGCTGGGACAGTACATCCGGCAGATCCCTACTGACATGTGCGAGTTTGCCGATTATCACCAGTTCCCGTTGATAGCGTTTCAGCAGCCGGTGCGGTTTGTCGACATCACGCTTGACCTGCATGAACGGATCGTCAATCGCCATACCGAGGTGCTGCGTAGGCTGGAAGCCTATACACGGGATCTGCAGCAGCTAAGCCTGCAGCCAAATGGACTAACCCGTATCCTGCAGCGCCTGCAGGCAACCGTTCAGATGCAAACCGTGTACTATCCGCTTGAGGGCGCCCCCCTGTTTGTCCCCGCCATGCCGCAGTCCGTGCAAACGGAGTTGGTGGAACTGCTGCAGCAGTCAGCATCAGCAGGCCGTCTGTCGCAAAGAAACGACGGTCTCCTTGCCATATCTGATAAAAAAACGATTATCTACCAACCGATTACGGCGATGGGGCATGTCTTGGCGTACGTGGGGATCATCCTGTATGAACGGACTGCCGACGAGTTCCTGTTGCTAACACTCGATTACACAGCATCTGCCATTGCCCAGATCCTGCTGCGGAAGATGGTCGCGGAGGAACGAACGCGCGACAAGCAAGACGCGCTGCTCGATCAACTGCTGCAAGGAGGTTCGCTGTCAGAAGAGCAGCTGCGCCTGCTGCTCGGCATCGACTCATGGGAAAACCCGCCCCTCTATCTGGCAGCGATAATGGAGATTGGGCAGGAACGACCAGCCGTATTGGCGGACGGCAGCCCATTGTTTACGGATCTGCTCAGTCTCTTTCGAGTGCTGCTCAAAAGATGTGGCTTTCGCCCCCTGCTGCGCAGTCGGGGGCAGCGGCTCTATTTGCTGCTGCTGGTGGAGAGGGCCGACAACCTGAGGGAGAAGATGGAGAAGGCGATCGGTGAAGTAAACGAGATCATACGGAAGGGACTGGGAGGGGATCAAACGATCTTTTGGGGAATTAGTCGCGTCTCCAACCGCTATGAAACAGCGTCTCGTCATTTTCATGAGGCGGAACAAGCTATCTTCAGCCATAATTGGGCAAGCAGTCCATTTTACAGTGATCTGGGGGTGTTCCGGCTGCTGCTGTCTCCACAGGACCGCTACACGCAGCGGTCGTTTGTCGACGATTACCTCGGGCCATTAATTCGCTACGACAAGCAGCATAACAGTCAATTGGTGACCACACTTCGCCTATTCCTCGACCACCATGCAAATAAACAGGAAGCGGCGGAAAAGCTGTTTATCCGCCGCCAGACGCTCTATCATCGATTGGAGAAGATTAAGGAGCTGCTCGGCGATTCCTATCTGCTACCGGAGCACCGGCTTTGTCTGGAAATGGCGCTCCGCATTCACGAACAACTGGGGGGAGATGGGTAA
- a CDS encoding CoA-acylating methylmalonate-semialdehyde dehydrogenase produces MKMTTGQVLQNYINGKWIDSHTEHYEEIPNPATGELLSRVPLSTKQEVDDAVQAARAAFPIWSETPVVERARVMFRFQHLLVQHQDELARMITLENGKNLPEAQAELLRAIEMVEFACGMPTLMMGETLPSIAKGIDSETIRMPLGVVAGITPFNFPVMVPMWMYPLAITAGNTFVLKPSERTPLSCIRISELLEEAGLPAGVFNVVNGGRDVVNGLLEHPEVKAISFVGSQPVAEYVYKTAAAYGKRVQALGGAKNHHLVMPDTDLSRAAKTIVSSAFGCAGERCMAASVAVVVDSVADQLVQYLIEESDGLKMGNGLDEGVDLGPLIRQSHLERVHRYIERGIEEGASLVRDGRQDALAYENGYYLGPTVVDQANPEMVIVRDEIFAPVLSVVRVKDFEEGLKVISKSRYGNGACIYTNSGRLGREFVQRVEAGMVGVNVGVPAPMGFFPFSGWKQSFYGDLHANGKDGIAFYTKKKTVTTRWFDDGEVSIGSQQTFVK; encoded by the coding sequence ATGAAGATGACTACCGGACAGGTCTTACAGAACTATATCAACGGAAAGTGGATCGATTCGCACACGGAGCACTATGAAGAGATCCCCAATCCGGCCACTGGTGAACTGCTGTCACGTGTGCCGCTCTCGACGAAGCAGGAGGTAGACGACGCGGTACAAGCGGCACGTGCCGCCTTTCCGATCTGGAGTGAAACACCGGTTGTGGAGCGAGCACGGGTGATGTTCCGCTTTCAGCACCTGCTCGTACAGCATCAGGACGAACTGGCGCGAATGATTACGTTGGAAAACGGTAAAAATCTGCCGGAAGCCCAGGCGGAGTTGCTGCGCGCCATTGAGATGGTGGAGTTTGCCTGTGGCATGCCCACGCTGATGATGGGAGAGACGCTCCCGTCGATCGCAAAAGGGATTGACTCCGAGACCATCCGCATGCCGCTTGGCGTAGTGGCTGGGATTACGCCATTCAACTTCCCGGTAATGGTACCGATGTGGATGTACCCGCTGGCGATTACCGCCGGCAACACATTTGTCCTGAAGCCCTCGGAGCGCACCCCGCTCTCTTGTATCCGCATCAGCGAACTGTTGGAGGAAGCGGGTCTGCCTGCTGGAGTCTTCAATGTCGTCAATGGCGGCCGAGACGTGGTCAACGGACTTTTGGAGCATCCAGAAGTAAAAGCGATCTCGTTCGTCGGTTCTCAGCCGGTTGCCGAGTACGTCTACAAGACGGCGGCAGCCTACGGCAAGCGGGTGCAGGCCCTGGGCGGTGCCAAAAACCATCATCTGGTCATGCCCGACACCGACCTCAGTAGGGCGGCGAAGACGATTGTCAGCTCTGCGTTTGGCTGCGCCGGTGAGCGATGCATGGCGGCAAGTGTGGCCGTCGTTGTAGACTCTGTCGCCGATCAACTGGTTCAATACCTGATCGAAGAGTCGGATGGGCTTAAGATGGGCAATGGGCTGGATGAAGGCGTCGACCTGGGTCCGTTGATTCGGCAGTCCCATCTGGAGCGGGTCCACCGTTACATTGAGCGCGGTATAGAGGAAGGAGCGTCTCTCGTCCGTGATGGCCGACAGGATGCGCTCGCGTATGAGAATGGGTACTATCTCGGACCCACGGTTGTCGATCAGGCAAACCCGGAAATGGTGATCGTTCGCGACGAGATATTTGCCCCTGTGCTCAGTGTCGTACGTGTTAAAGACTTTGAAGAGGGGCTGAAAGTGATCAGCAAATCCCGCTATGGCAACGGTGCCTGCATCTACACCAACAGCGGCAGGCTGGGGCGAGAGTTTGTACAGCGGGTCGAAGCGGGTATGGTTGGCGTTAATGTAGGTGTGCCGGCACCGATGGGATTCTTTCCGTTTTCCGGCTGGAAACAATCGTTCTACGGTGATCTGCATGCCAATGGCAAGGACGGGATCGCTTTTTATACCAAGAAAAAAACAGTCACGACCCGCTGGTTCGATGACGGTGAGGTCTCCATCGGTTCGCAGCAGACGTTTGTCAAATAA
- a CDS encoding aspartate aminotransferase family protein: MSKDQVVSESLSKDALLAKDRVHMWHHMSPYNPNPMIVTEASGAWVTDIDGNRFLDGMSGLWCVNIGYGRQELAEAAYEQLKQLAYFPLTQSHVPAIRLAEKVSEWLGGEYRVFFSNSGSEANEVAFKMARQYHHQNGESGRFKFISRHRAYHGNTMGALAATGQAVRKYKYEPLAPGFLHVSPPYCYRCPFGKTYGSCSLECAEVFDEVINWEGAQTVAAVIMEPTITGGGVIVPPQEYLSKVRQICDKYGVLLIIDEVICGFGRSGQKFGHQNFGIKPDIVTMAKGITSAYLPLSATAVRKEVADKFLDQGLDQHFRHVNTFGGNPAACALALRNLELLEEEQLIQRAEQLGTELRQKLAVLEDHPHVGDIRSFGFLCGIEMVENRTTKEPAVPDKVTRIIAECKKRGLIVGRNGDTVPGFNNILTLSPPFATADEDLDFIVRVLQEAFETIK; encoded by the coding sequence ATGAGCAAGGATCAAGTCGTGTCCGAATCGCTCAGCAAGGATGCGCTATTGGCGAAAGATCGTGTCCACATGTGGCACCATATGTCACCCTACAATCCCAATCCGATGATCGTGACGGAAGCAAGCGGGGCTTGGGTGACTGATATCGATGGCAACCGTTTTCTTGACGGGATGAGCGGATTATGGTGCGTCAATATCGGATATGGCCGTCAGGAGTTGGCCGAGGCGGCCTACGAGCAGTTGAAGCAGTTGGCGTATTTTCCGCTGACACAGAGCCATGTGCCGGCGATCCGACTGGCGGAGAAGGTGAGTGAGTGGCTCGGGGGCGAGTACCGCGTTTTCTTCTCCAACAGTGGTTCAGAGGCGAACGAGGTGGCTTTCAAGATGGCCCGCCAGTATCATCACCAAAACGGTGAATCGGGCCGCTTCAAGTTTATCTCCCGTCACCGTGCTTACCATGGCAATACGATGGGCGCGCTGGCCGCCACCGGTCAGGCCGTGCGCAAGTACAAGTATGAACCACTGGCGCCAGGCTTCCTCCATGTCTCTCCTCCTTATTGCTACCGCTGTCCGTTCGGCAAGACCTACGGCAGTTGCAGCCTGGAATGCGCCGAGGTGTTTGACGAGGTGATCAACTGGGAGGGGGCGCAGACCGTTGCCGCCGTCATCATGGAACCGACAATTACCGGCGGTGGGGTGATCGTACCGCCGCAGGAGTATCTGAGCAAAGTGAGACAGATCTGTGACAAGTACGGCGTGTTGCTGATCATCGATGAGGTGATCTGTGGGTTTGGCCGCTCTGGCCAAAAGTTCGGCCATCAGAACTTCGGGATCAAACCGGACATTGTGACGATGGCTAAAGGGATCACCAGTGCTTATCTGCCGCTCTCCGCAACAGCAGTACGCAAGGAGGTTGCCGACAAGTTTCTCGATCAAGGCCTGGACCAACACTTCCGCCATGTCAATACCTTTGGAGGCAATCCCGCTGCTTGTGCGCTGGCGCTTCGCAATCTGGAACTGCTGGAAGAGGAGCAGTTGATCCAACGGGCTGAGCAGCTTGGCACGGAACTTCGTCAGAAGCTGGCGGTGCTGGAAGATCACCCCCATGTAGGAGACATCCGCAGCTTTGGGTTCCTCTGCGGGATCGAGATGGTGGAGAACCGCACAACCAAGGAACCGGCTGTTCCAGACAAGGTAACCCGGATCATCGCCGAATGTAAAAAAAGAGGCCTGATCGTTGGCCGCAACGGAGATACCGTACCGGGTTTCAACAATATTCTCACCCTCTCACCGCCATTTGCGACGGCCGACGAAGATTTGGACTTTATCGTTCGGGTCCTGCAGGAGGCGTTCGAGACAATCAAGTAA